In a genomic window of Methylobacter sp. YRD-M1:
- a CDS encoding AI-2E family transporter: MNNFLNRPASRDIIPGILLVSLLVLSYMVLREFLLSLIWAFIIAYVTWPAYRWLRRQMKGRKMLSALVMTLIISMIIFLSVFWLVALLQEELRMAYQTLSANFSQGNLQLPDAVKHIPGLGDYLQDGITRLNTDRAGVAKQLANTAQHWLGDVTTFLGSIGNNLVKLAIILITVFFCFRDGEEAVRQLHQGLIRFLGKHQHVYLQAAGHTTNAVVFGMVLAALAQGTLAGLGFYVAGVQAPVLFGALTALFALVPMGAPLIWLPIAIGLIFMDQEWAGIGLIVWGVLVVSTVDNVIRPLAISGASRVPFLVVMFGVFGGLTAFGVIGIFLGPVILAILRAVWHEWLDQQREEESLLVGDITIKPPLTEQDEAAD, encoded by the coding sequence ATGAATAATTTTCTAAACAGACCCGCCTCCCGGGACATCATTCCCGGCATTCTTTTAGTCAGCCTCCTGGTGTTGAGCTATATGGTGCTGCGCGAATTCCTGCTGTCGCTGATCTGGGCCTTCATTATCGCCTATGTCACCTGGCCGGCTTACCGATGGCTGCGCCGTCAGATGAAAGGCAGGAAAATGCTCAGCGCGCTGGTCATGACATTGATCATCTCCATGATCATCTTTCTGTCTGTTTTCTGGCTGGTCGCTTTGCTGCAGGAAGAGCTAAGAATGGCCTATCAAACATTAAGCGCCAACTTTTCCCAAGGCAATCTTCAGTTACCGGATGCCGTCAAGCATATACCGGGACTGGGCGATTATCTGCAGGACGGGATAACGCGCCTGAACACAGACAGGGCCGGCGTGGCGAAACAACTTGCCAATACGGCACAACACTGGCTGGGCGACGTTACCACGTTTCTGGGCAGTATCGGCAACAACCTGGTGAAACTGGCCATCATTCTGATCACAGTGTTTTTCTGCTTTCGTGACGGAGAAGAGGCCGTCAGACAGCTGCACCAAGGGCTTATCCGTTTTCTGGGCAAGCATCAGCATGTTTATCTGCAGGCTGCCGGACACACAACCAATGCGGTCGTTTTCGGCATGGTGCTGGCGGCATTGGCACAAGGCACTCTGGCCGGCCTTGGCTTTTACGTGGCCGGCGTACAGGCGCCGGTATTGTTTGGCGCACTTACCGCCTTGTTTGCCTTGGTACCTATGGGTGCGCCGCTGATATGGCTGCCTATCGCCATCGGACTCATTTTCATGGATCAAGAATGGGCCGGCATAGGGCTGATAGTTTGGGGGGTTCTGGTAGTCAGCACGGTAGACAACGTGATTCGTCCGCTGGCAATCAGCGGCGCGAGCCGGGTGCCTTTCCTCGTGGTCATGTTTGGCGTTTTTGGAGGACTGACGGCTTTTGGCGTGATAGGTATTTTTTTAGGCCCGGTCATACTGGCAATACTGCGCGCCGTCTGGCATGAATGGCTTGATCAGCAGAGAGAGGAAGAATCCCTGCTGGTGGGCGATATAACCATCAAGCCGCCTTTGACTGAACAGGATGAAGCTGCTGATTGA
- a CDS encoding aconitate hydratase — protein MPKNVTQKLIASHLVEGDMMAGQEIALKIDQTLTQDATGTMVMLELEAMELDRVRTEVSVQYVDHNLLETDFKNADDHLFLQSACRRFGLWYSRAGNGVSHPVHMERFGKPGKTLLGSDSHTCAAGSLGMLAIGAGGLEVALTMAGEPFHVKMPRIVGVKLTGQLPDWVSAKDIILELLRRLDVSGGIGKIMEYYGPGLDQLSAMDRHVIANMGAELGATTSVFPSDQAVKVFLESQTRGEDWIELLADEGSDYDEHIEVSLSELVPLIACPSSPGNVVPVSEVAGRKVYQCMIGSSANPGLRDFAIPAMILKDHSVHEDVSLDVNPTSRQILENMTRLSYLGTLIHQGARIHQAGCDGCIGMGQAPATHRISLRTVPRNFPGRSGTKEDLVYLCSPETAAASAITGVITDPRTLSMPYPKFEEPKTYVLNTEALAPPPEDGSEEVLVKGPNIASLPPLEPLPQSLAGPVLMKVGDNISTDEIMPAGAKVLPFRSNIPAISKFTFSQIDESYYDRAMPYQRTGSVIVGGINYGQGSSREHAALAPRYLGVKAVIAKSFARIHWQNLCNFGILPLAFIDEQDYDAIDLNDSLELPNAREEIQKGDTVTVINKTRNKTFLARHTMTPRQVRMVLAGSVINLYKAGSSR, from the coding sequence ATGCCTAAAAATGTGACGCAAAAATTAATTGCAAGCCATCTGGTCGAGGGCGACATGATGGCCGGGCAGGAAATTGCCCTGAAAATCGACCAGACCCTGACGCAGGATGCGACCGGCACAATGGTCATGCTGGAGCTTGAGGCCATGGAACTCGACCGTGTCAGGACCGAAGTGTCGGTCCAGTATGTCGATCATAATCTGCTGGAGACAGACTTCAAGAATGCCGATGATCACCTGTTTCTGCAGAGCGCCTGCCGCAGATTCGGCCTCTGGTACAGCCGTGCCGGCAACGGCGTGAGCCATCCCGTCCATATGGAGCGTTTCGGCAAACCGGGCAAGACTCTGCTGGGTTCGGACAGCCATACCTGTGCCGCAGGTTCCCTGGGCATGCTAGCGATCGGGGCCGGCGGCCTTGAAGTCGCCTTGACGATGGCCGGCGAGCCGTTCCACGTGAAAATGCCAAGGATCGTCGGCGTCAAACTGACCGGCCAACTGCCGGACTGGGTCAGTGCCAAGGATATCATCCTGGAACTGCTGCGCCGCCTCGACGTATCGGGCGGCATAGGCAAGATCATGGAATATTACGGGCCAGGCCTGGACCAGCTCAGCGCGATGGACAGGCACGTGATTGCCAACATGGGCGCCGAACTCGGCGCGACAACCAGCGTATTTCCATCGGATCAGGCCGTGAAAGTTTTTCTGGAATCGCAGACGCGCGGCGAAGACTGGATCGAACTGCTTGCCGACGAAGGCTCGGATTACGACGAGCATATCGAAGTCAGCCTTTCGGAACTCGTGCCCCTGATCGCCTGCCCCAGCAGTCCCGGCAATGTCGTGCCGGTCAGCGAGGTCGCCGGCAGAAAAGTCTATCAGTGCATGATCGGTTCTTCGGCGAACCCCGGACTCCGGGATTTTGCGATTCCGGCGATGATCCTGAAGGATCATTCGGTGCATGAAGATGTATCGCTCGATGTCAATCCGACCTCGCGGCAGATCCTCGAAAACATGACGCGCCTGAGCTATCTCGGCACATTGATCCATCAAGGCGCGCGCATTCATCAGGCCGGCTGCGACGGCTGCATCGGCATGGGCCAGGCGCCGGCCACTCATCGCATCAGCCTGAGGACCGTGCCGCGCAACTTTCCGGGACGTTCCGGCACGAAGGAAGATCTGGTCTATCTTTGCAGCCCCGAAACGGCCGCCGCATCCGCCATTACCGGCGTCATTACCGATCCGCGTACATTGTCCATGCCTTATCCGAAATTTGAGGAGCCAAAAACCTATGTCCTCAATACCGAGGCGCTTGCGCCGCCACCTGAGGACGGCTCAGAGGAGGTGCTGGTGAAGGGGCCGAACATTGCCTCGCTGCCACCGCTGGAACCGTTGCCGCAAAGCCTGGCAGGGCCGGTGTTGATGAAGGTGGGCGACAATATATCGACCGATGAGATTATGCCGGCTGGCGCGAAAGTGCTGCCGTTCCGCAGCAATATTCCCGCAATCAGCAAATTCACTTTCTCCCAGATTGACGAGTCGTACTACGACCGGGCCATGCCTTATCAGCGGACCGGTTCCGTGATTGTCGGCGGCATCAACTACGGCCAGGGATCGAGCCGTGAGCATGCGGCGCTGGCCCCGCGCTATCTGGGCGTCAAGGCCGTCATCGCCAAAAGCTTTGCCCGCATTCACTGGCAGAACCTCTGCAATTTCGGTATCCTGCCGCTGGCCTTTATCGACGAGCAGGATTACGATGCGATCGATCTGAACGACAGCCTTGAGCTGCCAAACGCCAGGGAAGAAATTCAAAAAGGCGATACGGTCACAGTCATCAACAAAACCCGGAACAAAACCTTTCTGGCCCGTCACACGATGACGCCACGGCAGGTCCGGATGGTTTTAGCGGGCAGTGTGATTAATTTATATAAAGCCGGCAGCTCTCGATAA
- the hemN gene encoding oxygen-independent coproporphyrinogen III oxidase, whose translation MDQSIKFDLDLINRYDKAGPRYTSYPTALELHEGFGDKEYREHIAKSNAAGGPLSLYFHIPFCDTVCFYCACNKIVTKNRSHAQPYLDNLYKEIAMQGDLFDRNRVVNQLHWGGGTPTFLSYEQMQKLMQVTREHFSLRDDDQGEYSIEIDPRETDDRTIYQLRELGFNRISLGVQDFDPTVQKAVNRLQSEEQTFAVLAAARAEGFRSTNIDLIYGLPLQTVATFSRTLDKLLAVAPDRFSIFNYAHMPARFKTQRQINDADLPSPDVKLDILQMVGRRLTEAGYVYIGMDHFARPDDELATAQREGNLYRNFQGYSTHSDCDLVGLGITSIGRVGDAYIQNVKELAEYEQLIGQGRLPVFKGVELNDDDKLRRAVITQLICHFDLNFAAIEKAFAINFHDYFADELKALAPMQADGLLTVSEHDIHVLPAGRLLIRNICMVFDRYLAQKQQQFSKVI comes from the coding sequence ATGGATCAATCTATTAAATTCGATCTGGACCTGATTAATCGTTATGACAAGGCAGGTCCGCGTTACACCTCTTACCCGACCGCACTGGAGCTGCATGAAGGCTTCGGCGATAAGGAATATCGCGAGCATATCGCCAAATCCAATGCGGCCGGCGGTCCTTTGTCGCTGTATTTCCATATTCCGTTTTGCGATACGGTTTGTTTTTACTGCGCCTGCAATAAAATCGTTACCAAAAACCGCAGTCATGCGCAGCCGTATTTAGATAATCTCTATAAAGAAATCGCCATGCAGGGCGACTTGTTCGACCGCAACCGGGTCGTCAACCAATTGCATTGGGGCGGCGGCACGCCGACCTTCTTGAGCTACGAGCAAATGCAAAAGCTGATGCAGGTGACGCGCGAGCACTTTTCGTTAAGGGACGACGATCAGGGCGAATACTCGATCGAAATCGACCCGCGCGAGACTGATGACCGGACCATTTACCAGCTGCGCGAACTGGGATTTAACCGCATCAGTCTGGGGGTTCAGGACTTTGACCCGACCGTGCAAAAGGCCGTCAATCGCCTGCAAAGCGAAGAACAAACTTTCGCGGTTCTGGCCGCCGCCAGGGCTGAAGGTTTCCGTTCGACCAATATCGATCTGATTTACGGCCTGCCGTTACAGACGGTAGCGACATTTTCCAGAACGCTGGACAAGCTTCTGGCCGTTGCGCCTGACCGGTTTTCCATTTTCAATTATGCGCACATGCCGGCACGCTTTAAGACTCAGCGCCAGATCAACGATGCGGATCTGCCGTCGCCTGACGTCAAGCTCGATATTCTGCAGATGGTCGGGCGTCGGCTCACGGAAGCGGGCTATGTCTACATCGGCATGGACCATTTTGCCAGGCCCGATGACGAACTTGCCACCGCGCAGCGCGAAGGCAATCTGTACCGTAATTTCCAGGGTTATTCGACGCACTCGGACTGTGATCTGGTGGGCTTGGGCATTACCTCGATCGGCCGGGTAGGGGATGCCTATATTCAGAATGTCAAAGAACTGGCCGAATATGAACAATTGATCGGACAAGGCAGGCTGCCGGTTTTCAAAGGCGTCGAGCTGAATGATGACGACAAGCTGCGCCGCGCCGTCATCACGCAACTGATCTGTCATTTCGACCTGAACTTTGCGGCCATAGAAAAAGCATTCGCCATCAATTTTCACGATTACTTCGCCGACGAACTGAAAGCTCTGGCGCCGATGCAGGCCGACGGCTTGCTGACCGTGTCGGAACATGACATCCATGTGTTGCCGGCAGGACGGTTATTGATTCGCAACATTTGCATGGTATTCGACCGCTATCTGGCGCAGAAACAGCAGCAGTTTTCGAAAGTGATTTAA
- a CDS encoding DsbE family thiol:disulfide interchange protein, with the protein MLKYITPLVIFIVMAVFLAVGLNLNPRDIPSPLIDKPAPAFSAPKLSAPSETLSQTDLKGKVWLFNVWASWCVSCRSEHPILNQLAQQKAAVIVGLNYKDEPDAAKNWLTRLGNPYDVSIMDQDGRIGIDWGVYGVPETFVIDKKGVIRYKHTGPVTSQDVQAIFLPLIAKLQAENS; encoded by the coding sequence ATGCTTAAATATATTACCCCGTTAGTCATCTTTATCGTCATGGCCGTTTTTCTGGCCGTAGGCTTGAACCTGAATCCGCGCGATATTCCTTCGCCGCTGATCGATAAGCCGGCGCCGGCGTTTTCGGCGCCCAAACTTAGTGCGCCTTCCGAAACATTAAGCCAGACCGACCTGAAAGGGAAAGTCTGGCTGTTCAATGTCTGGGCTTCCTGGTGCGTGTCATGCCGGTCCGAACATCCGATACTGAATCAACTGGCGCAGCAGAAAGCGGCCGTTATTGTCGGCTTGAACTACAAGGATGAGCCGGACGCAGCGAAAAACTGGCTGACCCGGTTGGGCAACCCCTACGACGTCAGCATCATGGACCAGGACGGCCGTATCGGCATAGACTGGGGCGTTTACGGCGTGCCTGAAACTTTTGTCATCGACAAAAAAGGCGTGATCCGCTACAAGCATACGGGGCCTGTGACATCGCAGGACGTTCAGGCTATCTTTCTCCCTTTAATCGCTAAATTACAGGCCGAGAACTCATGA
- a CDS encoding heme lyase CcmF/NrfE family subunit, translating into MIAELGHFSLILALCMAAILGTLPIIGASRAIAGWIAVARPAAYALVLFMIIAYGCLTYGFLTHDFSIAYVATNSNTALPFLYLISGVWGAHEGSLLLWALVLSCWTALVALFSRNIPETTVARVLGVMGLVAVGFILFLLLTSNPFERLFPVPVEGRDLNPLLQDPGLAIHPPMLYMGYVGFSVAFAFAIAALLEGRLDAAWARWSRPWTNIAWMFLTLGIALGSWWAYYELGWGGWWFWDPVENASFMPWLVGTALIHSLAATEKRGVFKTWTVLLAIFAFSLSLLGTFLVRSGVLTSVHAFASDPARGLFILVFLAVVVGGSLLLYAIRAPYVKSSATFELVSKESVILLNNVLLVVTAASILLGTLYPLIIDALGLGKISVGPPYFNAVFIPLMAPLSIAVGLGVLFRWKRDDIKAVASRVRWAILICVAGGLLAPLVMPFYSWAAVLGVTLALWTAAISILAFMDRIGARGFSWQQLRSVPAGFYGMTLAHLGIAVFVVGITFTTVYSVEKDVRMAPGETLDMSGYLFEFHGVQQSEGPNYRAEQAFVTVSHKGAQVAKLEPQKRVYRVQTMPMTEAAIDAGLFRDLFVAIGEPLGNEGAWSLRIYYKSFIRWIWLGAVFMAAGGLCAAFDRRYRYKIKEAR; encoded by the coding sequence ATGATTGCGGAACTCGGGCACTTCTCACTGATTCTGGCGTTGTGCATGGCCGCCATTTTAGGCACATTGCCGATTATCGGCGCATCTCGCGCCATCGCCGGCTGGATTGCCGTGGCGAGACCTGCGGCCTATGCGCTGGTTTTATTCATGATCATCGCTTACGGCTGTTTGACTTACGGCTTTCTGACACATGACTTCTCGATCGCCTATGTGGCGACCAATTCGAATACGGCCTTGCCGTTTCTGTATCTGATTTCAGGCGTTTGGGGCGCGCATGAGGGCTCGTTATTGCTCTGGGCGTTGGTACTGTCGTGCTGGACGGCGCTGGTTGCGCTGTTCAGCCGCAACATCCCCGAGACGACCGTTGCCAGGGTGCTGGGCGTCATGGGGCTGGTTGCCGTCGGCTTCATTCTGTTCCTGCTGCTGACCTCCAATCCTTTCGAGCGCCTGTTTCCAGTGCCCGTAGAAGGGCGCGACTTGAACCCGCTGTTGCAGGACCCCGGTCTGGCCATACATCCGCCCATGCTGTATATGGGCTATGTCGGCTTCTCTGTCGCGTTTGCGTTCGCTATTGCGGCGCTGCTGGAAGGTCGATTGGATGCGGCTTGGGCGCGTTGGTCAAGACCCTGGACCAATATCGCCTGGATGTTTCTGACGCTGGGCATCGCCTTGGGCAGCTGGTGGGCTTATTACGAGCTGGGCTGGGGCGGCTGGTGGTTCTGGGATCCGGTGGAGAATGCCTCATTCATGCCCTGGCTGGTCGGGACCGCGTTGATCCATTCCTTGGCAGCGACCGAAAAACGCGGCGTCTTCAAGACCTGGACGGTACTGCTGGCAATTTTCGCGTTTTCTCTGAGTCTGCTCGGCACGTTCCTGGTAAGGTCCGGCGTATTGACGTCGGTGCATGCATTTGCCAGCGATCCGGCCAGAGGACTGTTCATTCTGGTGTTTCTGGCGGTTGTCGTCGGCGGCTCGCTGCTGCTGTATGCGATCAGAGCGCCTTACGTCAAAAGCAGTGCGACGTTTGAACTGGTATCCAAAGAATCCGTGATTTTGTTGAACAACGTCTTGCTCGTCGTGACGGCGGCCAGCATCCTGCTAGGCACCTTATATCCATTGATTATCGATGCGTTGGGGCTAGGCAAGATTTCGGTCGGCCCGCCTTATTTCAACGCCGTATTCATACCATTGATGGCGCCGCTGTCGATTGCCGTGGGCCTGGGCGTTCTGTTTCGCTGGAAAAGGGACGATATCAAGGCGGTTGCCTCGCGCGTGCGCTGGGCGATTCTGATCTGCGTGGCAGGCGGTTTGCTGGCTCCTCTCGTCATGCCTTTTTATTCCTGGGCTGCGGTGCTGGGTGTGACGCTGGCGTTATGGACTGCGGCTATTTCGATTTTGGCCTTTATGGACAGGATCGGCGCCCGAGGCTTTTCATGGCAACAGCTGCGGAGCGTGCCGGCCGGTTTTTACGGCATGACCCTGGCGCATCTGGGCATCGCAGTGTTTGTGGTCGGCATTACCTTCACGACCGTTTACAGCGTCGAGAAAGACGTGCGCATGGCGCCCGGCGAGACGCTGGATATGTCGGGCTATCTGTTTGAGTTTCATGGCGTACAACAGTCCGAAGGGCCTAATTACCGCGCTGAACAAGCTTTTGTCACGGTTAGTCACAAAGGCGCGCAGGTTGCCAAACTGGAGCCGCAAAAGCGTGTTTACCGTGTGCAGACCATGCCGATGACCGAGGCGGCGATCGATGCCGGCCTGTTCCGGGATTTATTCGTGGCCATAGGCGAGCCGCTGGGCAACGAGGGTGCCTGGAGCCTTCGCATTTACTATAAATCATTCATCCGCTGGATCTGGCTGGGCGCCGTATTCATGGCGGCGGGCGGCTTGTGCGCGGCCTTCGACAGGCGCTACCGGTACAAGATAAAAGAGGCAAGGTAA
- the ccmI gene encoding c-type cytochrome biogenesis protein CcmI codes for MTTIFWMLIGLLILAALLIVLPPIWRPREIAAADQDQRNIAIARQRLAELQEQLRAGALTQAQYEEQRTELEVALSDDLDIPGQAKASGIKGRWMVFVLVLLVPLTALSLYAGLGSYASLNQSSDNSAMPGTEDINRMVAGLAARMKSNPNDAQGWLMLGRSYKYLQQYPEAADAFAQAYRLLGDQAEVLLSYADALAMANDGRLSGKPAELVFKALALEPNNMTGLWLGGMAKAEAGDAAGAVQLWRKLEASLPPDSEARQEIQTLMANVENRMPEEQPTEAAPQGIDVEVSLAPELKSKISPENTVFIYAQALSGPKMPLAIVRKQVSDLPLTVNLNDSMAMMPEMKLSRFDQVKLIARISKSGNATQQPGDLIGVIDSVAQADHTRNIIVIDSEVK; via the coding sequence TTGACTACGATATTTTGGATGCTGATCGGCCTGTTGATTCTGGCCGCTTTATTGATTGTCCTGCCACCGATATGGCGCCCCCGCGAGATTGCGGCAGCCGACCAGGATCAGCGTAATATTGCCATCGCCCGGCAGCGGCTGGCCGAGCTTCAGGAGCAATTGCGGGCAGGGGCGTTAACCCAGGCGCAGTATGAAGAACAGCGCACCGAGCTGGAAGTCGCGCTCAGTGATGATCTCGATATACCAGGCCAGGCAAAAGCATCCGGTATAAAGGGCCGCTGGATGGTTTTCGTACTGGTTTTGCTGGTGCCGTTGACGGCGCTATCGTTGTATGCGGGATTGGGCAGCTATGCTTCATTGAATCAGTCTAGCGATAATTCAGCAATGCCTGGCACCGAGGATATCAACCGCATGGTGGCCGGTCTGGCTGCCCGCATGAAGAGCAATCCCAATGATGCGCAGGGCTGGCTCATGTTAGGCCGGTCCTACAAATATCTGCAGCAATATCCGGAGGCTGCCGATGCTTTTGCGCAAGCCTACCGCTTACTGGGCGATCAGGCTGAAGTGCTGCTGTCTTATGCCGATGCCTTGGCCATGGCCAATGACGGCCGGCTCTCAGGAAAGCCGGCCGAGCTGGTGTTTAAGGCGCTGGCTCTGGAACCAAATAACATGACCGGCCTGTGGCTGGGCGGCATGGCCAAGGCCGAAGCAGGCGATGCGGCGGGTGCGGTTCAGTTGTGGCGCAAGCTGGAAGCGTCGTTACCGCCCGATTCGGAAGCGCGGCAGGAGATACAGACGCTGATGGCTAATGTCGAGAACCGGATGCCCGAAGAGCAACCCACTGAAGCGGCTCCGCAAGGCATCGATGTGGAGGTGAGTCTGGCGCCCGAGCTTAAGTCAAAGATCAGCCCTGAAAATACTGTATTCATTTATGCTCAAGCGCTGTCAGGCCCGAAAATGCCTTTGGCGATTGTCCGCAAGCAGGTCTCCGATCTGCCGTTGACCGTGAATCTGAACGACAGCATGGCCATGATGCCGGAAATGAAATTGTCGCGTTTCGACCAGGTTAAACTGATCGCGCGCATTTCGAAATCCGGCAATGCGACGCAGCAGCCCGGCGACCTGATTGGCGTGATCGATTCCGTAGCTCAGGCTGATCATACCCGCAACATAATAGTGATTGATAGCGAAGTGAAATAA
- a CDS encoding gamma-glutamyl-gamma-aminobutyrate hydrolase family protein, which translates to MAGSHLYPVIGVTGPSRGGDRAWFFTRYAILAAGGHPLRLTPRHSHLNEILDGIVIGGGDDIYPTLYESEELPNTRYDKERDMFELMYIEKSLKEDIPMLAICRGEQLLNTYLGGNLHQNLRELRRHTRNRFTVLPMKTLLVEPNSQMEELLGTTRCRINSLHTQAINQLGSGLKVVGRDLDNIVQAVEDPSKPYLIGVQWHPEYLLYLSRQRNLFRALVKAARQRL; encoded by the coding sequence ATGGCTGGATCGCACTTATACCCTGTAATCGGCGTGACAGGCCCCAGCAGAGGCGGAGACCGCGCCTGGTTTTTCACGCGCTATGCTATTCTCGCCGCGGGAGGACATCCCCTAAGGCTCACGCCCAGGCATTCGCATCTGAATGAGATATTGGACGGCATCGTGATCGGCGGCGGCGATGACATTTACCCTACGCTTTACGAGTCGGAGGAACTGCCCAATACGCGCTATGACAAGGAGCGGGACATGTTCGAACTCATGTATATCGAAAAATCCCTGAAAGAAGACATCCCCATGCTGGCCATCTGCCGCGGAGAGCAGTTGCTCAACACCTATCTGGGCGGCAATCTGCATCAGAATCTGCGTGAACTGCGCCGCCATACCCGCAACCGTTTCACGGTACTGCCGATGAAAACCTTGCTGGTGGAACCGAACAGCCAAATGGAGGAACTGCTGGGAACCACGCGTTGTCGGATTAATAGTCTTCATACGCAAGCCATCAATCAGTTGGGCAGCGGATTGAAAGTCGTCGGCCGTGATCTGGATAATATTGTGCAGGCTGTAGAAGACCCGTCAAAACCATACCTGATAGGCGTCCAATGGCATCCGGAATACTTACTCTACCTGTCCCGCCAGCGCAACCTGTTCCGCGCATTGGTTAAAGCCGCACGCCAGAGACTATAA
- a CDS encoding YqaA family protein: MTAYLSLFGVSFLAATLIPFYSEVALVGLLATGHDPWLLWLSASTGNTLGAVVNWALGRYLLHFEYSRWFPFKISQLHRYQNWYQRFGVWSLLLSWLPAGGDALTFIAGMMKVRLSIFVILVAVGKSLRYALIIALSDQIL, from the coding sequence ATGACCGCCTATTTAAGTTTATTTGGAGTAAGTTTTCTGGCCGCCACGCTGATTCCGTTTTATTCGGAAGTGGCGCTGGTTGGTCTGTTGGCTACCGGCCATGATCCCTGGCTGCTGTGGCTGTCTGCATCGACGGGCAATACGCTGGGCGCTGTCGTGAACTGGGCTCTGGGCCGTTATCTGCTGCATTTCGAATACAGCCGCTGGTTTCCGTTCAAGATCTCTCAGCTGCACCGCTACCAGAACTGGTACCAGCGGTTCGGCGTCTGGTCTTTACTATTGTCCTGGCTGCCGGCCGGCGGCGATGCCCTGACGTTTATCGCCGGCATGATGAAGGTGCGCCTTTCGATCTTTGTGATCCTGGTAGCAGTAGGCAAAAGCTTGCGTTACGCGCTGATCATCGCATTGTCGGATCAGATTTTGTGA
- a CDS encoding cytochrome c-type biogenesis protein has product MKILTLVLLLTLSGLAGAGVEYREFANAEQQQAYDDLISELRCLVCQNQTIADSNADLAKDLRRQVYEMLQQGKTKQDVADFMTQRYGDFVLYNPPFKAKTGVLWIGPVVFLVTGLIAVFAFVRRNKAPATAEISAEKRKKIHSLLEKGDRS; this is encoded by the coding sequence ATGAAGATTTTAACGCTGGTCTTGCTGTTGACCTTGTCAGGTCTTGCCGGCGCCGGTGTCGAATACCGGGAATTTGCCAATGCCGAGCAACAGCAGGCCTATGACGATCTGATATCGGAACTGCGCTGCCTGGTCTGCCAGAACCAGACCATTGCCGACTCCAATGCCGATCTGGCCAAGGATTTGAGACGGCAGGTATATGAAATGCTTCAGCAGGGCAAGACCAAGCAGGATGTTGCCGATTTCATGACCCAGCGCTATGGCGATTTCGTTTTATATAATCCGCCTTTCAAAGCCAAAACCGGCGTGCTGTGGATTGGTCCGGTCGTCTTTCTGGTTACCGGCCTGATTGCCGTATTTGCATTTGTGCGCCGCAACAAGGCGCCGGCAACGGCTGAGATCAGCGCCGAGAAGCGGAAAAAGATACACAGCTTGCTGGAAAAAGGGGACAGATCTTGA
- a CDS encoding amidoligase family protein → MHQAPTFLLPPIITTASGDMRRVGVELEFAGLPIEDIARLIREQFGGTILVNSAYENTITGTCLGDFRVELDFQYLKKKGRNKLDPEDPFALLDEWSEQFVRLAAEQIVPFEIVSPPIPMDRLGELELLIPILRASGAQGTDSGTLNAFGLHFNPELPNLDPETIVSYLKAFLCLYDWLVYHSEIDLTRTITGYIAPFPTDYIRQVINLNYHPDQNALIDDYLVANPTRNRALDMLPLFTYLDKPRALSVIDDDRIQARPTLHYRLPNCRIDQPGWGLDVDWRNWLMVERLACDAEYLNAMCQAYMQFLDRPLADLFKNWKDTVDIWLDRTYTL, encoded by the coding sequence ATGCATCAGGCCCCTACATTCCTTCTTCCTCCCATCATCACCACGGCCTCGGGTGACATGAGACGGGTAGGCGTAGAGCTGGAATTTGCAGGACTCCCCATTGAAGACATTGCCCGGTTGATCCGCGAACAGTTCGGCGGCACTATACTGGTCAACAGCGCTTACGAAAACACGATCACGGGCACGTGTCTGGGTGATTTCAGAGTCGAGCTGGATTTTCAGTACCTGAAGAAAAAAGGCCGCAACAAGCTGGATCCCGAGGATCCTTTCGCGTTGCTCGACGAATGGTCCGAACAGTTCGTGCGCCTGGCGGCCGAACAGATTGTGCCTTTTGAAATCGTCTCGCCGCCGATTCCGATGGACCGCCTCGGCGAGCTGGAGCTTTTGATTCCAATCTTGCGGGCATCGGGTGCCCAAGGTACGGACAGCGGTACACTGAACGCCTTCGGCCTGCATTTCAACCCGGAATTGCCCAATCTGGATCCCGAAACTATTGTATCTTACCTTAAAGCTTTTCTATGTCTCTACGATTGGCTGGTTTACCACAGCGAGATCGACCTGACCCGAACCATAACCGGCTATATTGCTCCGTTTCCAACCGATTATATCCGGCAAGTCATTAACTTAAATTATCATCCCGATCAGAATGCGCTAATCGATGATTACCTGGTTGCCAACCCCACGCGCAACCGGGCATTGGATATGCTGCCGTTGTTCACTTATCTCGATAAGCCCCGGGCGCTGTCAGTTATCGATGACGATCGTATTCAAGCCCGGCCTACTCTGCATTACCGGCTGCCCAACTGCCGGATTGACCAGCCTGGCTGGGGCCTTGATGTGGACTGGCGCAACTGGCTCATGGTCGAGAGGCTGGCCTGTGATGCCGAATATCTGAATGCCATGTGTCAGGCTTATATGCAATTTTTGGACAGGCCTTTAGCCGACCTGTTCAAAAATTGGAAAGATACGGTCGATATATGGCTGGATCGCACTTATACCCTGTAA